From the genome of Saccharomyces eubayanus strain FM1318 chromosome X, whole genome shotgun sequence, one region includes:
- the CPS1 gene encoding Gly-Xaa carboxypeptidase → MIALPEDKAVKKPIWQRHRAFLSGIVALIIIGTFFLTSGLHPLPPSPHGHKPPHGGKGDRHKPRCEKIDALSPSFNRSIDTILHDSAFRNSSIKKLSDAVRIPTVVQDKNPQPADDPDYYKHFYELHDYFNETFPHVNKHLKLEKINELGLLYTWEGSDPELKPLLLMAHQDVVPVNNETLSSWNFPPFSGHYDPETDFVWGRGSNDCKNLLIAEFEAVEQLLIDGFKPNRTVILSLGFDEEASGILGAANLASFLHERYGDDGIYSIIDEGEGIMEVDKDVFVATPINTEKGYVDFEISILGHGGHSSVPPDHTTIGIASELISNFEANPFDYEFEFDNPIYGLLTCAAEHSKSLSKBLKKTILGAPFCPRRKDKLVDFISEQNHLRNLIRTTQAVDIINGGVKANALPETTRFLINHRVNLHSSVSEVFARNMEYAKKIAKKYGYGLSKNGDDFIIPETDLGHIDVTVLRELEPAPFSPNSGPVWDVLAGTIQNVFENGVLQNDEEFYVTTGLFSGNTDTKYYWNLSKNIYRFVGSIIDIDLLKTLHSVNEHVDVPGHLSAIAFVYEYIVNVNEYA, encoded by the coding sequence CTTATAATCATCGGTACTTTTTTCCTCACCTCAGGTCTTCATCCACTCCCACCATCACCCCATGGGCATAAGCCGCCACACGGGGGCAAGGGCGACCGTCACAAGCCCAGATGTGAGAAGATTGACGCCTTAAGTCCTTCATTTAACCGTTCCATTGACACAATTCTTCATGACTCTGCTTTTAGAAACAGCTCCATTAAAAAATTGTCCGACGCTGTTAGAATCCCTACTGTAGTCCAGGACAAAAACCCTCAGCCTGCAGACGATCCGGACTACTATAAACACTTTTATGAACTACATGATTATTTCAACGAGACCTTCCCCCATGTGAACAAGCATTTGAAACTGGAGAAGATCAACGAATTGGGCCTTCTTTACACGTGGGAGGGCTCTGACCCTGAGTTGAAACCGCTATTGCTAATGGCCCATCAGGATGTTGTCCCCGTGAACAACGAAACTTTATCATCCTGGAATTTCCCCCCATTCTCCGGTCATTACGATCCAGAGACTGATTTCGTTTGGGGCCGTGGCTCTAACGATTGTAAGAACCTGTTGATTGCTGAATTTGAAGCCGTCGAGCAACTATTGATTGACGGGTTCAAACCAAACAGAACTGTCATACTGTCTCTAGGTTTCGACGAAGAAGCTAGTGGTATCCTCGGTGCTGCCAACCTAGCCTCATTTCTTCATGAAAGATATGGCGATGATGGTATTTACAGTATTATTGATGAAGGTGAAGGTATTATGGAAGTCGATAAAGATGTCTTTGTTGCCACTCCAATCAACACTGAAAAAGGCTATGTCGACTTCGAAATTAGTATTTTAGGTCACGGTGGCCATTCCTCTGTGCCCCCTGATCATACTACAATTGGTATCGCTTCGGAATTAATTTCTAATTTTGAGGCGAACCCATTTGACTATGAATTTGAGTTTGACAATCCAATCTATGGCTTGCTAACATGTGCTGCAGAACATTCGAAGTCCTTAAGCAAGRacttgaagaaaacaattttAGGTGCACCATTCTGTCCCAGAAGAAAGGACAAGCTTGTTGATTTCATTTCCGAGCAAAACCATTTACGTAATTTGATAAGAACCACGCAAGCTGTAGATATCATCAATGGAGGTGTTAAAGCCAATGCCCTACCTGAAACAACCAGATTCTTGATCAATCACAGAGTCAATTTACACTCTTCCGTGTCTGAAGTCTTTGCAAGAAACATGGAATACGCCAAGAAGATCGCCAAGAAATACGGTTATGGATTATCAAAGAATGGCGATGATTTCATTATCCCTGAAACCGACTTGGGCCACATTGACGTTACTGTTTTAAGAGAATTGGAGCCAGCACCATTTTCACCAAATTCAGGCCCTGTTTGGGATGTCTTGGCAGGTACCATTCaaaatgtctttgaaaatggtGTCTTACAaaacgatgaagaattcTATGTCACCACTGGTTTATTCTCTGGTAACACAGACACCAAATACTATTGGAATTTGTCCAAGAACATTTATAGGTTTGTTGGTTCCATTATCGATATTGATTTACTGAAGACTTTACATTCCGTTAACGAACACGTAGATGTGCCAGGCCATTTATCCGCCATTGCCTTCGTTTACGAATACATCGTCAATGTTAATGAATATGCTTAA
- the TOH1 gene encoding Toh1p, with translation MLQSIVLSVCVCLLHTVAASGPQSYQKLDFTNVGFAGTYNSVKKFTGITNNDTCTCEVGDKEWFSGVNAPLAEYLSVHFRGPLKLRQFAFYTSPGFTVSNNRSSSDWSRSAYYDSSSKTANNVTFLNHGGEASPCLGNALSYASSNGTGTASEATVLADDTLISSDEEYIIYSNVSCPKSGYGKDCGVYRSGIPAYYGFGGTTKMFLFEFEMPTETEKNSSSIGYYDLPAIWLLNDHIARTSQYPTNANCSCWASGCGEYDIFEAMNGTEKNHLYSTFHTFQGIEDLGTGIQSYGYIARNTTGTMKGGVVFDSSGNVVSFISDDTTFGQTVSADAVNELLAAIPQDETYSSQLMSISATAPTTSSKSNGISLTKMQNGVWYYIMAIFTAFTQVFLI, from the coding sequence ATGTTGCAAAGTATAGTCCTTTCCGTGTGTGTGTGTCTGTTACACACAGTCGCTGCAAGCGGGCCTCAGTCGTATCAGAAGCTGGATTTCACGAACGTGGGTTTTGCAGGTACGTACAATAGCGTAAAAAAGTTTACAGGTATCACTAACAATGATACATGTACTTGTGAAGTGGGTGACAAAGAATGGTTTTCTGGTGTAAACGCCCCATTGGCTGAATACTTGTCTGTTCATTTCCGTGGTCCATTAAAGTTGAGACAATTTGCCTTTTACACTTCCCCTGGATTCACTGTCAGCAACAATAGAAGCTCTTCCGATTGGAGTCGTTCGGCCTACTATGACTCCAGCTCGAAGACGGCTAATAACGTTACTTTCTTAAATCACGGAGGTGAAGCTTCCCCTTGCCTAGGTAATGCTTTGTCGTATGCTAGTTCCAATGGTACCGGTACCGCCAGTGAGGCCACTGTTTTGGCTGATGATactttaatttcttctgaTGAAGAGTATATAATCTACTCTAACGTTTCGTGTCCAAAATCAGGTTACGGTAAGGATTGTGGTGTTTACCGTAGTGGTATTCCAGCTTATTATGGGTTCGGCGGTACAACAAAGatgttcttgtttgaatttgaaatgCCCACTGAAACCGAGAAAAATAGCAGCTCTATTGGGTACTATGACTTGCCAGCCATTTGGTTGTTAAACGACCATATCGCAAGAACTTCTCAATATCCAACCAATGCCAACTGTTCATGTTGGGCCAGTGGATGTGGTGAATACGATATTTTCGAAGCCATGAACGGtactgaaaaaaaccatCTGTACTCTACATTCCACACTTTCCAAGGTATTGAGGATTTGGGTACTGGTATCCAATCCTACGGTTACATTGCAAGAAATACCACAGGTACCATGAAAGGTGgtgttgtttttgattctAGTGGGAATGTTGTCTCTTTTATCTCTGATGACACTACTTTTGGTCAAACTGTTTCTGCAGACGCTGTTAATGAGTTGTTAGCTGCTATTCCTCAAGACGAAACCTACTCTTCTCAATTAATGAGTATTTCTGCTACGGCTCCTACTACTTCATCGAAATCCAACGGtatttctttaacaaaGATGCAAAACGGTGTATGGTATTACATTATGGCAATTTTCACTGCTTTTACGCAagtgtttttgatttga
- the ASG7 gene encoding Asg7p, protein MPISSSRKNKSRQLTAPFEDDENPWMKKYHCQCKSCQMSASMHPWLPRFFIFGILCPIFWLVNLLGWWYLQFWQPHELEFQNFQEDEYPGFYERDIVKKRSLVHLKKEVLQEIRTIQDLSDSNSEEDLNNDDVYDTQSSSVKADPEQAEGDEEALEKYRYAFLKKVAHDVLATHDSLRKSFRDWNLRSLLGIVIDSVLILFIALLCKKTR, encoded by the coding sequence ATGCCAATTTCATCCAGcagaaagaataaaagcAGGCAACTAACCGCGCCTTTCGAAGATGACGAGAATCCCtggatgaaaaaataccaTTGCCAATGTAAATCATGTCAAATGAGCGCATCTATGCATCCTTGGTTACCAaggtttttcattttcggCATCCTGTGCCCCATTTTCTGGTTGGTAAATCTTCTAGGTTGGTGGTACCTGCAATTTTGGCAACCACACGAAttggaatttcaaaactttcaaGAAGACGAGTACCCTGGATTCTATGAACGTGATATCgtcaagaaaagatcacTAGTACAcctgaagaaagaagtacTACAAGAGATCCGCACCATTCAAGATCTCAGCGATAGCAACAGCGAAGAAGACCTAAACAACGACGATGTCTACGACACACAGTCGTCTTCTGTAAAAGCGGACCCGGAACAAGCCGAGGGCGATGAAGAGGCACTAGAGAAGTACCGCTACGCTTTCCTGAAAAAAGTGGCTCATGATGTCTTGGCGACGCACGATTCATTACGTAAAAGTTTCCGCGACTGGAATCTGCGCTCTTTGCTTGGCATCGTCATAGATTCTGTACTGATATTGTTTATAGCCCTTCTCTGTAAGAAAACTCGATAG
- the SET2 gene encoding histone methyltransferase SET2 produces MSMNHSVSASEDEKEVPSANDKGHNTPKLFDQEPDSTKEVLTKFENLEDCIYANKRIGTFKNNDFMECDCYEEFSDGVNHACDEDSDCINRLTLIECVNDLCLTCGDNCQNQRFQKKQYAPIAIFKTKNKGYGVRAEQDIEANQFIYEYKGEVIEEMEFRDRLIDYDQRHFKHFYFMMLQNGEFIDATIKGSLARFCNHSCSPNAYVNKWVVKGKLRMGIFAQRKILRGEEITFDYNVDRYGAQAQKCYCEEPNCIGFLGGKTQTDAASLLPQNIADALGVTVSMEKKWLKLKKLNGEPIIKNENENVNIEFLQSLEIKPIDDPMDVTKIMSVLLQQDNKIIASKLLNRLFTIDDNSLRHQAIKLHGYTCFSKMIKLFDPKQQQKQQEDEFDNEEDEKSSMIKKILDFLLELPKTTKNGILSSQIGDNIRILSAECADLKPECDELLEKWSKFETYKRITKKDINVASSKMIDLRRIRLPPGWEVIHENGRPLYYNAEQKTKLHYPPTGSSKTFSSRSSTPVEAMSSGGIVKTINASDLKKHKLSDEEYERKKRKRLEYERNALERAKQEELENLKQKLKLENERKSVLEDIIAEANKQKEAQKEEAKKLVEAKEAKRLKRKTVSQSQRLEHSWNKFFASFVPNLIRNNPQSKQFDHENIKQCAKDIVKMLTTKELKKDLSRAPPDDLSKEKRHKVKEFIKSYMDKIILKKKQKKASISASASTRMSSPPPSTSSN; encoded by the coding sequence ATGTCAATGAACCACAGTGTAAGTGCATCggaagatgaaaaagaggTACCCAGTGCCAATGACAAGGGCCATAATACTCCAAAGCTATTTGATCAGGAGCCCGATTCTACGAAGGAGGTCTTGACCAAATTCGAAAACTTGGAAGATTGTATATATGCGAATAAGAGGATCGGGAcatttaaaaataatgatttCATGGAGTGTGACTGTTATGAAGAATTCTCTGATGGGGTCAATCATGCCTGTGACGAGGATTCTGACTGTATCAACAGGCTCACGTTAATAGAGTGTGTGAATGACTTGTGTTTGACTTGTGGCGATAACTGTCAAAACCAACGGTTCCAGAAAAAGCAGTATGCTCCAATAGCcatattcaaaacaaagaataaaGGATATGGTGTTCGAGCTGAACAGGATATAGAGGCAAACCAGTTCATCTACGAATATAAAGGTGAAGTGATTGAGGAGATGGAGTTCAGAGATAGATTAATAGACTACGACCAACGTCATTTCAagcatttttattttatgaTGTTGCAAAACGGCGAATTCATTGATGCAACAATAAAGGGTTCATTAGCGAGATTTTGTAACCACTCTTGTAGTCCCAATGCATACGTCAATAAATGGGTCGTTAAGGGTAAACTGCGTATGGGTATTTTTGCTCAAAGGAAAATCCTGAGAGGTGAAGAAATCACTTTTGACTATAACGTGGATCGGTATGGTGCTCAGGCTCAAAAATGCTATTGTGAAGAACCAAACTGTATCGGGTTTCTTGGTGGTAAGACACAAACTGATGCGGCGTCATTATTACCTCAAAACATCGCTGATGCCTTGGGGGTTACCGTTTCTATGGAGAAAAAATGgttaaaattgaaaaaattgaatggCGAGCCAATCATTAAgaatgaaaacgaaaacgtGAATATTGAATTCCTGCAATCCTTGGAAATCAAACCTATTGATGATCCCATGGATGTCACGAAAATTATGAGTGTATTGCTACAGcaagataataaaattattGCGTCCAAACTATTGAACAGGCTTTTCACCATTGACGACAATTCTTTGCGCCACCAAGCTATCAAGCTGCACGGTTATACGTGTTTTAGTAAAATGATTAAGTTGTTTGACCccaaacaacaacaaaagcaacaagaagatgaatttgacaatgaggaagacgaaaaaagttcaatgatcaaaaaaatcctgGACTTCTTATTAGAACTGCCCAAAACAACTAAAAATGGTATCTTGTCATCACAAATTGGTGATAATATAAGAATTTTATCTGCGGAATGTGCAGACTTAAAGCCAGAATGCGATGAACTATTAGAGAAATGGTCGAAGTTTGAAACCTATAAAAGAATCACCAAGAAAGACATTAATGTTGCATCCAGTAAAATGATAGATTTGAGAAGAATTAGATTGCCCCCGGGCTGGGAAGTCATTCATGAAAATGGTCGTCCATTGTACTATAATgcagaacaaaaaacaaaactacACTACCCTCCCACAGGGTCTTCAAAGACATTTAGTTCAAGATCAAGCACACCAGTTGAAGCCATGAGTAGTGGTGGAATTGTGAAAACCATTAATGCTTCAGATCTCAAGAAACACAAACTGAGTGATGAAGAGtacgaaagaaaaaaacgcAAAAGACTCGAATATGAAAGAAACGCTTTAGAAAGAgccaaacaagaagaactagaaaatttgaaacaaaAGCTAAAGCTCGAAaatgaaaggaaaagtGTCTTGGAAGATATTATAGCAGAAGCTAACAAGCAAAAGGAAGCACAAAAGGAAGAGGCTAAAAAACTAGTGGAAGCTAAAGAGGCCAAGCgtttgaaaaggaaaacggTCTCGCAATCTCAACGATTGGAGCACAGCTGGAATAAATTTTTCGCGTCTTTCGTGCCAAATCTAATAAGAAACAATCCGCAAAGTAAGCAGTTTGATcatgaaaatatcaaacaGTGTGCCAAAGATATTGTGAAAATGTTAACCACaaaggaattgaaaaaagatttaTCGAGAGCACCACCCGATGATTTAAGCAAAGAGAAAAGGCATAAGGTTAAAGAATTCATAAAGTCTTATATGGATAAGATAATTctcaaaaagaagcaaaaaaaggcaTCGATCTCGGCATCGGCATCAACTAGGATGTCTTCTCCCCCACcttcaacatcatcaaaCTGA
- the ERG20 gene encoding bifunctional (2E,6E)-farnesyl diphosphate synthase/dimethylallyltranstransferase encodes MASEKEIKREKFLSVFPKIVEELNASLLAYGMPKEACDWYAHSLNYNTPGGKLNRGLSVVDTYTILSNKTIDQLSQEEYEKVAILGWCIELLQAYFLVADDMMDKSITRRGQPCWYKVPEVGDIAINDAFMLEAAIYKLLKSHFRSEKYYIDVTELFHEVTFQTELGQLMDLITAPEDKVDLSKFTLKKHSFIVTFKTAYYSFYLPVALAMYVAGITDEKDLNQAKDVLIPLGEYFQIQDDYLDCFGTPEQIGKIGTDIQDNKCSWVINKALELASAEQRKTLDENYGRKDSTSEAKCRKIFNDLKIDQLYEQYEESIAKELKLKISQVDESRGFKADVLTAFLNKVYKRSK; translated from the coding sequence aTGGCTtcagaaaaggaaattaaAAGAGAGAAATTCTTGAGTGTTTTCCCTAAAATAGTGGAAGAATTGAATGCATCGCTTTTGGCTTACGGTATGCCAAAGGAAGCCTGCGACTGGTACGCCCATTCATTGAACTACAACACCCCAGGTGGTAAGTTGAACAGGGGGCTGTCTGTCGTGGACACCTACACCATCTTATCCAACAAGACCATTGACCAATTGAGCCAAGAGGAATACGAAAAAGTTGCCATCTTGGGGTGGTGTATCGAGTTGTTGCAAGCCTACTTCTTGGTTGCTGATGACATGATGGACAAGTCCATTACCAGAAGAGGCCAACCATGTTGGTACAAGGTCCCTGAAGTCGGCGACATTGCAATCAACGACGCCTTCATGTTAGAGGCTGCCATCTACAAGCTTTTGAAGTCCCACTTCAGAAGCGAAAAATACTACATAGACGTGACCGAATTGTTCCATGAAGTTACTTTCCAAACCGAGTTGGGCCAATTGATGGACTTGATCACCGCACCTGAAGACAAAGTCGACTTGAGCAAGTTCACTTTAAAGAAGCATTCCTTCATAGTGACTTTCAAGACCGCTTACTATTCCTTTTACTTGCCTGTTGCCCTAGCCATGTATGTTGCCGGCATCACCGACGAAAAGGATTTGAACCAAGCTAAGGACGTCTTGATCCCATTGGGTGAATACTTCCAAATCCAAGATGACTACTTGGACTGCTTCGGTACCCCAGAACAGATCGGTAAAATCGGTACAGACATCCAAGACAACAAATGTTCGTGGGTCATCAACAAGGCTTTGGAACTTGCCTCTGcagaacaaagaaagacCTTGGATGAAAACTATGGTAGAAAGGACTCCACCTCAGAAGCCAAGTGTAGGAAGATCTTCAACGACTTGAAAATCGACCAATTGTACGAACAATACGAAGAGTCCATTGCTAAAGagttgaaattgaaaatttctCAAGTCGATGAATCCCGTGGTTTCAAAGCCGATGTCTTGACTGCGTTCTTGAACAAAGTCTACAAGAGAAGCAAATAA
- the QCR8 gene encoding ubiquinol--cytochrome-c reductase subunit 8: MGPPSGKTYMGWWGHMGGPKQKGITAYAVSPYAQKPLQGIFHNAVFNTFRRFKSQFLYVLIPAGIYWYWWKNGNEYNEYLYSKAGKEELERVNV, from the coding sequence ATGGGTCCTCCAAGCGGTAAGACTTATATGGGATGGTGGGGTCACATGGGTGGTCCAAAGCAAAAGGGTATAACTGCATACGCGGTCTCTCCATACGCCCAAAAACCATTGCAAGGTATATTCCACAACGCCGTATTCAACACTTTCAGGAGATTCAAATCTCAGTTCCTGTATGTTTTGATACCTGCAGGGATTTATTGGTATTGGTGGAAGAACGGTAACGAATACAATGAATATCTATATAGCAAGGCTggtaaagaagaattagaaagAGTTAACGTTTAG
- the HAL5 gene encoding protein kinase HAL5: MGDEKLSRHTSLKRARSLSESIKGLFKPSGISGGSSTGQPSPRPGQDQAHPHQPARIITSNVSSPSVSPIQSPVLQVAPKHHKLGVPNIAKLSLSPSREPSLNSENEMFSQESFISEKDEDEANLLEREELQNKNEEQNRMKQARSKDAHVPHHRYTIGSDEAERRPRERQKNFPQNAGQPNPTNNSANHVLDQENNFSIDAMLDYDDESKFRRRNSLGVRTNSNRTRSRKNSLSTPRSPPMKTVNDGANPNASNNAINNTSNRVYMRGRNHSDSISASSLPKFQEIECKCILDLEQFKVFENGYHEHNLKVLPIIENNKNVDSGEDKDADAPANNGEDGDNDLETNIHKQKSVFSLSGLFKYHKDANQQQQQQEEDDDQINLEKAFSIIPSQKFIKSQVLKKSRTSTPKNGNNDELMKNDGKNIPQIVNPNAAVGAEELKLINALSEKIRKGLKSENAKNSGSETRSNSNKQEVIDDTENKSRTANNDTSHRPCSQKYGKSIGVVGAGAYGVVKICARCKTSKDILPYSTYSSGKKLFFAVKELKPKPGDPIDKFCTRLTSEFIIGHSLSHPHFEANTAVSGSIARPTPPRHVFNAPNILKILDLMEYNNSFVEVMEFCASGDLYSLLTRNNISSEANNGSSRLKEGSGSPLHPLEADCFMKQLLNGVQYMHDHGIAHCDLKPENILFQPNGLLKICDFGTSSVFQTAWEKHVHFQSGAMGSEPYVAPEEFIRDMEYDPRLVDCWSCGIVYCTMIMGQYLWKIAIPEKDSLFKSFLSEIKNDGQFYLFEELRHVSSELNRLRKIALYRTFQVDPTKRISVEQLLQSSWMRRTKCCVVYRPLHNKVSK; this comes from the coding sequence aTGGGAGATGAGAAGCTTTCACGCCACACGTCTTTGAAGAGAGCCAGGTCTCTATCTGAATCCATCAAAGGTTTGTTCAAACCTTCGGGTATATCAGGTGGTAGCAGTACTGGGCAACCTTCACCGCGTCCAGGTCAGGACCAGGCGCATCCACATCAACCTGCAAGAATCATCACTAGTAATGTATCTTCTCCATCTGTATCCCCCATACAAAGTCCTGTTTTACAAGTGGCTCCCAAACATCATAAACTGGGTGTCCCTAATATTGCTAAGTTATCATTATCGCCTAGCAGGGAACCATCTTTGAATTcggaaaatgaaatgttCTCGCAGGAATCTTTTATAAGTGagaaggatgaagatgaagccAATTTGTTAGAGAGAGAAGAgcttcaaaataaaaatgaagagCAAAATCGAATGAAACAGGCGCGTTCAAAGGACGCTCATGTGCCTCATCATCGTTATACAATAGGCAGCGATGAGGCTGAAAGGCGACCAAGGGAAAGACAGAAAAACTTTCCGCAAAATGCTGGTCAACCAAATCCGACAAATAACAGTGCTAATCATGTTTTGGACCaggaaaataatttttctattgACGCTATGCTTGATTATGACGACGAATCCAaatttagaagaagaaacagtTTGGGTGTACGTACCAACAGTAACCGGACAAGAAGCAGGAAGAATAGTTTGTCCACACCAAGATCGCCACCTATGAAAACTGTAAATGATGGGGCAAATCCCAATGCCAGCAATAATGCTATTAATAATACAAGCAATAGAGTATATATGAGAGGAAGAAACCATTCAGATTCTATTAGTGCCTCCAGTTTGCcgaaatttcaagaaatcgaATGCAAGTGTATTTTGGACTTAGAACaatttaaagtttttgagAACGGATATCATGAACATAATCTAAAAGTCTTGCCTATTAtcgaaaataataaaaacgTGGACAGCGGCGAAGATAAGGACGCAGATGCCCCTGCAAACAACGGTGAAGATGGCGACAACGATCTCGAAACGAATATTCATAAACAAAAGTCtgtattttcattaagCGGATTATTCAAATATCATAAAGATGCGAatcaacagcaacaacaacaagaagaagacgatgatcAAATCAATTTGGAGAAGGCCTTTTCGATAATACCATCCCagaaatttatcaaatctcaagtgttgaaaaaatcaagaactAGTACTCCCAAAAATGGTAATAATGATGAActgatgaaaaatgatGGTAAAAATATCCCGCAAATTGTGAACCCTAATGCTGCAGTAGGCGCCGAAGAATTAAAGTTAATTAATGCATTGTCTGAGAAGATACGAAAAGGTCTGAAAAGCGAAAACGCAAAGAATAGTGGCAGTGAAACCAGAAGTAATAGCAACAAGCAGGAAGTTATCGACGACACCGAGAACAAGTCTCGAACAGCAAACAATGACACTTCTCACAGGCCTTGTTCTCAAAAATACGGAAAATCCATTGGAGTAGTCGGTGCAGGCGCATACGGGGTCGTTAAAATTTGTGCAAGATGCAAAACTTCCAAAGATATATTACCGTATAGTACCTATTCTAGCgggaaaaaattatttttcgCAGTCAAAGAGTTGAAACCCAAACCAGGTGATCCAATTGATAAGTTTTGTACTAGATTAACTTCTGAATTTATTATTGGACATTCATTAAGTCATCCGCATTTTGAAGCAAATACAGCAGTTTCGGGTAGTATTGCAAGACCTACACCACCAAGACATGTTTTCAATGCGCCaaacattttgaaaattctgGATCTAATGGAATATAACAACTCCTTTGTAGAAGTTATGGAGTTTTGTGCGTCCGGTGATCTATATTCATTATTAACCAGAAATAATATTTCCAGTGAGGCAAATAATGGTAGTTCAAGATTGAAGGAAGGTTCTGGGAGCCCATTGCATCCTCTAGAAGCTGACTGCTTTATGAAACAGCTATTAAATGGTGTTCAGTATATGCATGATCATGGGATCGCACATTGTGATTTAAAGCCAGAGAATATTCTGTTCCAACCAAATGGGTTGTTGAAGATTTGTGATTTTGGTACAAGTTCGGTTTTCCAAACAGCATGGGAAAAACAtgttcattttcaaagtGGGGCCATGGGTTCAGAGCCATACGTTGCGCCTGAAGAGTTCATAAGGGATATGGAATACGATCCACGATTAGTGGACTGTTGGAGTTGTGGCATTGTCTACTGTACAATGATTATGGGGCAGtatctttggaaaattgCCATTCCTGAAAAGGACTCCCTGTTCAAATCTTTCCTCAgcgaaatcaaaaatgatgGACAGTTTTATCTCTTTGAGGAATTAAGACATGTCAGTAGTGAACTAAACAGATTGAGAAAGATCGCATTGTATAGAACATTCCAGGTCGACCCGACCAAAAGAATCTCCGTTGAACAACTGTTGCAAAGCTCTTGGATGAGAAGGACGAAGTGCTGTGTAGTTTATAGACCCTTACACAACAAGGTGAGTAAATAA
- the TPK1 gene encoding cAMP-dependent protein kinase catalytic subunit TPK1: protein MSTEKRSDGGQGAPHDRQGTEAHSDEGSEKKVTAVGNENEEKTPEKGGEEIQEKPKNPHITYYNEEQYKQFIGQARVTGGKYSLQDFQILRTLGTGSFGRVHLIRSRHNGRYYAMKVLKKEIVVRLKQVEHTNDERLMLSIVTHPFIIRMWGTFQDAQQIFMIMDYIEGGELFSLLRKSQRFPNPVAKFYAAEVCLALEYLHSKDIIYRDLKPENILLDKNGHVKITDFGFAKYVPDVTYTLCGTPDYIAPEVVSTKPYNKSIDWWSFGILIYEMLAGYTPFYDSNTMKTYEKILNAELRFPPFFNDDVKDLLSRLITRDLSQRLGNLQNGTEDVKNHPWFKEVVWEKLLSRNIETPYEPPIQQGQGDTSQFDKYPEEDINYGVQGEDPYADLFNDF from the coding sequence ATGTCGACTGAAAAACGGAGCGATGGTGGTCAAGGGGCTCCACATGATAGACAAGGTACGGAAGCACACTCGGATGAAGGATCTGAGAAGAAGGTGACCGCTGTAggaaacgaaaatgaagaaaagacacCGGAGAAGGGTGGTGAGGAAATTCAAGAGAAGCCAAAAAATCCCCATATTACTTATTACAATGAAGAGCAGTACAAACAGTTTATCGGCCAGGCAAGAGTTACGGGAGGTAAGTACAGCTTACAAGATTTCCAGATATTAAGGACATTAGGGACGGGTTCCTTTGGCAGGGTACATTTGATTAGATCAAGGCACAATGGGAGATATTACGCGATGAAAGTGcttaaaaaggaaattgtGGTGAGGTTGAAACAGGTGGAACATACGAACGATGAGCGATTGATGCTTTCCATCGTCACACATCCATTTATTATAAGGATGTGGGGCACCTTCCAGGACGCTCAACAAATCTTTATGATCATGGATTATATTGAAGGTGGCGAGTTGTTTTCCTTATTAAGAAAATCCCAACGATTTCCTAACCCGGTCGCCAAGTTCTATGCTGCCGAAGTTTGTTTAGCTTTGGAGTACTTGCATAGTAAAGACATCATTTATAGGGATTTGAAGCCTGAAAATATACTGCTCGATAAAAACGGGCACGTGAAGATAACAGACTTCGGATTTGCTAAGTACGTTCCAGATGTCACGTACACGTTGTGTGGTACTCCGGATTACATAGCGCCTGAAGTAGTCAGTACCAAACCATATAATAAGTCCATCGATTGGTGGAGTTTTGGCATTCTAATTTACGAAATGCTGGCGGGATACACTCCATTTTACGATTCTAATACAATGAAAACTTATGAGAAGATTTTAAATGCCGAGTTAAGATTCCCGCCATTTTTCAACGACGATGTCAAAGATTTATTGAGTAGATTGATTACTAGAGACTTAAGTCAAAGGTTGGGTAATTTACAGAATGGCACAGAAGATGTCAAAAACCATCCTTGGTTCAAAGAAGTTGTCTGGGAAAAACTACTGTCTAGGAATATAGAAACACCGTATGAACCCCCCATTCAGCAGGGGCAAGGTGACACTTCTCAGTTTGACAAGTACCCCGAGGAAGACATCAACTATGGCGTTCAAGGAGAAGACCCATACGCTGATCTTTTCAACGACTTTTAA